TCAGTTCTAGGGGAAAGTGACAAAATTATATAACTAATTCCAGCCTCACATAACTCATTGAATAAATTAAAATTAAGTAAAAAACCATTAGTATGAGTATGAACTTCAAATCCTAATTTAGAAGCAGCCTGTGTTCTATCTACCAATTTTTCATCTAAGAGAGGTTCTCCCATATTTCTTATATCAATTGTTTTTATACCAATCTCTTTAGCCTCTTTAAGAATTTTATTGAATAAATCGTCCTTCATAAAGCCTTTTTTTCTTTTCATTATTTGATGTGCACAAAAAGAGCATTCAAAATTACAGCAATTAGTGATTTCAGGTCTTAATTCAATATGTGAATAATCTTCTAAAATCTCGCTTTTACCTAATGTTTCTTTGAAATATTCATTTTGTTTTGTATTAGATATTAGTATTTTTTTATACATTTAAACATCTTCCCTTCTAAAGTTATATAAATTATTTAACTCATCAAAATATAAAGAATTATAGACAACCCATTCATTTGCCATTTTCTTATACTTTGCCACTTTTAACGGTTGAATAACATTTTTTGAATTATAATATAAATAACATGTATCAAAATTAGAGATTAAATCAGAAAATTGGTTTAACAGTAATAACTGTTTTGTATATATTTTTTCAATACTTGTAACTTGTCCAATAAGTTTTTCCCTTTTAAATGCTCGTTCAACAGCTAATGATACGTCTGTATGGCAATAATAATTAATTAAACTATAATTGTATTTTTGACAAAGATTTAATATACATTTATATCTTGAACTTATAGAACAATGGTCATAAATTATATTATATTTATTTCGAATACAGTTTATCAAAATTCGATAAGCGTAACGTACAGCTATTTTCATTGATTTTTTTTCAAGCTTACTAAAGATATCATCATGATTTATTAAGATAAATTGATCTTTAAGAAACAACTGTTTAATCAAAGTAGTTTTACCTGAAGCTGGAATTCCTGATAAATTTATTAGAATTGGTTTTTGTTTATAATTTCCTTTTATTAAATAATAATGAATTAAATCATTCAATTGATATACCATATATTTTGTCCATAAATTTTTTATTAATATAATCTACAGTTTCGAATAAAAAAGAAGTTTGCATAGGAAATCTTGCTCCTTTTTCACAAACAAAAGCTGCTAATTTTATACGTTTTCTTTCTAGTGAAGCTTGAGTAGAATTTATATGTTTATGAGTATGAATTAAAATTGGAATAAACCCCCCCCCAAGAAAAGAATTACTACAAATAATAATTCCACCATTAGTTTCTAACATAAAAGATTTCCCAAGTATCACATCTCTTCCAATAAAAAATATACTTGGATTACTTGTCGTATGTTCTGCTATAAAAGCACCTGAATTTAAACCCAATATAACTCCTCTAGAAATTTTTAAAACAGCTTTGTAAAATTTAGATTTTAAAAATTGCATTGAAAAATCAGGTAAATTAAATTCATTTAATTGCAAACAAATTTTACATAATTCTGCTATTGAATAATTTTCCTCTCCAAAAGAAGCAACTTTTTGATCCCATTTCACTACATAATCAGACCAATTAATTAAAGAATTGTTCAAATCTATTTGAATAATTCTTTCTCCTTTTGCAGAATAAATTCCGACTTTAAACAAATCATAATTTCCAATTTGCAACTTATTAATTATTTTGGATAATATTAATACTGTTGATTCTTCCATTTTGTAAGCAATAGCTTGATTAAATATATAAAATATATTTTTAATGTCTTTTGGAATATCTATTAAATGATCAACTTCATTAGATGGAAATTTTAATTTTTCATCCCATTTCTTATCCTTTTTTATATTGAAATTATTAATGCGTTCTTTAAATTTATTAATATCACTATTTTGAAGTTCAATTATACCTGAATTTATTGCTTCAATGAGTAAAGTTGCTAATTCTAATTTAAAATCAAATGTAATTAAAGCATTATTTAAAAGTATATTATTAATAATTATATTTTTTACTTCACTTATCTTTTGTTTTTTTTTCAAAAATTCTTTCAATATTTCTATAGAATAAAAATTTAATTGTTCATTACCAAATAATACCCACGAATCATCATATAATTCTCTATTACTTAAAACCTTATTTATTGCATTAAGTGAAGAATTTAATATTTCTTCATTATTTATAATAAAATTATAAATATTATCCCATAAATTTAAAGGTAAAGAAGCATAATCAATAATATTTTTGGGAGCTGTTATTACTAATTCAATATTATCTGAAGTTATATTTTTATCATATTGATGAATAATATTCATAAGATTAATAGCAAATTGTCTTTTCACATTCCCACATTTCCTTTCCAATTATTTGTTTTAGCTTAATTCCAGTATTTAAATACCGTTTTAACCTATCATTATTAATTTTTTCATTTGTATTTAACTTAATTAAATAATCTAGCAACATAGTATACATCATATCATCATTTTCTATACGCTTTTGATATATAACTTCACCATAATTATTCAATTCAGTGAATCCATATTCGTTTGAATTTGGATTTGAATAATTAAATATAATAGAAGTTTTATCGGAATAATCAATTTTCAAAAATCTTTTTTTTTGGGGGTAACTTAAATTTGATACCAATTTGAAAATCGTTTTTAAATTTGAAAAGTGTACAGTTCCACTATTATGATTTTTCAAGATTTGATTATTTATAATTAAATCTGACGAGCTTGAAAAAGTAATTTTTCCCAAATTGCCAAATAAATAATTACAAAGATAAATCATATGAGGAAACTCTAATTGCCAAACTAATGGTGCTTTCCCATTATAAAAACCGCGTTTATTCAAAGAATCAGTTAATCTATTTTTGGAAAACTCTATTGTAACATTATCAGGAAGGGATGCTTTATTTTTTAAATAAAGCATCCCTTCTTTTGTAACTTGTGAATATAAATAATTCTCAATAATGAAAAGTTGTATTTTCGAAAAAATATTTTTAAGTTTATTAGATTCAACAATACATGGTTTTTCCACAATTAATTTGGTAAATCCAAAGGAAATAATATTATCCATAATGTCTTCAATAATTGGCGCTGGAACACAAATATCTACAATACTATTGGGACTTACTTTATAAAGTAAATCTTTAAAATTAGAATAAAATTCAATTATATCTATTTTTTTATTATCCAATAAATTTGTATTTATATAATTATTTTTTTGAGGATCAAAAATATATATTTTATTAATATTGATTTTATTGATTTTATTGTTTTTAATTATTTTTAAATATGAATTTAAATGTAAATATCCAGCCTTTCCAGCACCAATTATTATAATTTCCATTTTCAAATTCTCCTTTCTGAATTAAAAAATGAATGAAGCATTCCATAAAACCTGAGTTCCCGTAAAGTGTAACGATGCAACATCAGACAACACCAGATAAACAGCGGGATTATGGCATTTCTCGTTGCCTCTCTCCTCGTTATATATTATAATATATAATGAGGAGAGATTGCGATGGCTAGGATCTATCAGACAAACAAGAAGACCGGGATTACGTATGCATACTCGAATGAAGCGTATTGGGATAAGGAAAAGCAGCAGTCAAGAGCAAAGAGAAAACTTATAGGGAAAGTTGATCCTGTTACCGGCGGGATCATTCCAACACGAGAACATAATAAATCTAAAGCGTCAATCCAAACTGGGGCAATAAAACCAGGACCTGTTGCAATGATGAAAACGCAACGGAGTTTCTTCGGTGCAAGCTACCTGCTTGATGCGATCGGAAAAGAGACGGGTGTCGAAGCCGATCTAAAAGCCTGTTTTCCTGATCGATACAAGAAGATATTATCCATTGCCTACTATCTTATCCTGGAAGAGAACAACTCCCTTAGTCGTTTTTCCCACTGGCAGAAGTTGCACATTCATCCTTATGGAGACGATATCGCGTCCCAACGCAGCAGCGAGCTTTTTCAGTCCATCGACGAGAAGGCGCGAATGTCTTTCTTTGAAAAGCAAGGCAAACGTCGGATTGAGAAGGAGTATTGGGCTTTTGATATTACAACGATCTCCAGTTATTCTGAAGTCCTTAAGCAGGTCAAGAATGGCAAGAACAAGGAAAACGACCGATTACCTCAGTTGAATCTAGCGCTCCTCTTTGGTGAAGAATCCGGGCTACCCTTGTATTATCGAAAACTCCCCGGAAACATCAACGATGTAAAGACCATAAAACAGTTGATGCATGAGTTCGATGTCATGGGCTATAAGAAAGTCAATGTCATCCTGGATCGTGGTTTCTACAGCAAGAAGAATATTGATGAACTCTATAAAAATCATCAGAAGTTCGTCATAGGAGTCAGGCTGGGACTAAAGTATGTTAAGGAAATCATGGAAGGGGAACGGGAGAATCTTAAACTTCTGGGGAAACCTACAGACGCAATTTAGCGCTTACGGCCTTTGTAGGATGATTGACTGGGAGTATGAGCAGGAACGACCGTACAAGGGGGATGTCCTGACCGCTAAGCGGAGAGCCTATCTTCTACTTTACTATAGCCCCGAGAAAGCCGCAAAGGACCAGGTGGACATGAATAACTATCTGACGAGTCTGTTTAGCGATCTGAAGGAAGGTAGCGAACGGGAATACTGCGCCAAAGATTATGCCAAATATTTCGAAGTCACCCAGACGCCTAAGAGAGGCCGACAGGTGAAACCCCGGGAAGATGTTATACGGGAAGAAGCCAGGAATTATGGCTACTTTGCTCTGTTATCTAATGAGGTCAAAGACCCCTGCGAGGCACTGTCATTATATCGAAGCAAAGACATCGTTGAAAAAGCGTTTGGTAATCTCAAAGAACGATTGAATTTCAGAAGAATGCAGGTGTCCTCTGAATTATCCTTAAACGGGAAATTATTTGTTGAGTTTGTAGCATTGATCTATCTGTCCTATGTGAAGAAGAAAATGCAGGATGCTAAGCTGTTCGAAAAGTGGACAATGCAAGGTTTGCTGGATGAACTGGACACGATAGAGCTGTTTGAGGCACCCGGATACGGTCGTGTCCTCGGAGAAATCACTGCAAAGCAACAGGCTCTCTTTGAAGCACTAAGTGTGAAATGTCCCTCGTTATAAATTTCGGGAACTCAGGATAAAAGCAGAGGCGTCTTTTCCTTTCTCTATGATACTGCCATTATATCTGTCAACTTTTGGACAGGCAATACCATCAGCTTTCCGGCCTTTTGAATCAGCGGCAACAAAAAGGGTCATATTCCATTTTTACAGGAATATGACCTCTTATCTTTTGTAAGTCAGTCATTAAATACAAAATATCATATCTTTTATATTATCAGGCATTTAACATTTTTTTACATATAGTTTATATTATGTATTATATATGGAATTATCACCAATTTCAACCACTTTTTATCGACAACTTCTTATCTGTACTTACATATATTTTTATAAAATGATAAATTTATCTATATTCCGACTCAATTGATACCAGTCTATTTGCTCAACCTGTAAAAAAAATAACCCAGATGTAGAATGGTACTATATTTTTTGATGTTTCAGTTATTAAATTTGCGGATTATGGGCACCTGCTATAGCGTAGTATTTTTAGATGATTTCACTTCATAAATCTACCGCCATATTCTCTCCTGCTTGATTTCTCTGTTTTCCATCCTTGTCTTCGGGAACATAAACCATTTCCTTCCATCGTCCACAACCTCAGGCCCCATCTAGCATTAAGCCATGTGTTTCCTTTCCACCCAAACTACGCACTCGATGTGCGTTTTGATAGATAGATAATACTAATACGCGAAATGATTGAGTTTTGCGAAAAGGTGCACCCCCCCCCCCCCCAAAAATTGAGTGGGGGGTATTTTTCATTAGGAATTAAACCTTACGCAAAAATCGCTATTTTTCCATACGCAACTAGATTTTCAATAATTTTTTTTTACAATATCTTTTCGCTCCATTATTTCCCATCTTCCATTATATAAATTATAGTTAATCAATCTTAAACATTTCGTTTATAGATATTTAAGCCATATTGATATTTGTATTTTTTTAAATTAATTACCCTCTTTTTCTTCTTATTAATTTCAATTATTACATCGTACCTAAATTTGGTAAGCTCATTTTCTATTGAATAAATTTTATTATAAAAATTAATTTTTCTTATAAAAAGAATCTCAAGTTGTAAATCACAGAAAAATTCTTTCGAAAGAAAAAGTTCTTCATTTAAATCAAGTTTTGTATTGTATTGAGGATGATTTTTCTTAAATTCAAATAAAGAATTCATAAGATCTGATTTTTTATTTAAATCCATAACATCACCAATAAATATAATTCCTTTTTCCCCCAAAAGCTCAATTAATAATAAAAGTATTTTTCTCAAATAATTGACTCCACTAAAGCAGTGAATAACACTATTCATAATGGCAATATCAAAGTTTTTTTCTTCTAAATTCCTTATTTCATGAGCCGGAACGCATTGCAATTTAACATTGCTCAGGCCTATTTCCGCAGCTTTTTGTATATTTTTTTCAATTGCAATCTCTGACAGATCAGTCCCAAGATACATACCCACATATGGCGCAATCTTAAACATACTGATACCCGAAGCACAACCTACTTCTAAAATTTTTTTATCCTTATTAAGGTATTTTTCAAGTTTAAGAAATATATTATTTGCATATTCATCCATTTCTGGTTTAGAAAAGTATTCCCTTGTGTAACTATTAATCCAGCCCCCACCTTCTATTTCATTCTTTGCATTCATGCCTACTAATTCCCATAGTTTTTTATTCATAAGTTTGCTATTTTGAGGCTCATTTTGATAGACATCTGCTGAATCAATGCAAATGTAGCTTTTTACAGATGGACATTCCCATAAAAGTTTGTTAAGTATTCTCAAATATTTTTTAACTGAAAGAATCACATTTATATTAGCTTTATTTATTACTCTAACTATTTCTTCAAATGTTATCTTAGATTCAATCAATTTAAATTTTTGTCCATTTTTTTTCAAAGTTAGAATTGAGATAATCTGACTGACGGAACCATATTCATCAAAAATTGCAATATTTTTTTTATGAGTTTTAGGTTCACAAGTTAAAATATAATCTTCAAGTACATTGCATATTCTGTCAACTTTCTTAAACGTTAAATTTGAGGTTTCATGAGCTAATGCAATTTCATCAGGATATTCTTTAACATAATTACTAAACTTTTGAATATCAAGAATACCTCCATTTTCACTATATTCTTTTTCCCAAACTCCTAACGGATCTATTTCTAATCTGCTCATATTCCCACCGTTCTTTTGCCATCTCCCTGATAAATTTGCTTAATCATCCCTTATCCCAGATGTATGATTATCCGAGAAAGTATGCTTAAAGCTAAAAAGATAGGTAAAGTTTTAAAACCTTCTCAGATAATCATAATGAAACAATCAGCGTAGAAAATCAGGCACCTCATTGCCACGAACAGTGCTATGATCAGCATTGGCTGGTATTGAGAACCACCGCTCATTCCATTCCTTCAAATGCTTATCCACAGTATTCTGAGATATCTCAGCATAAATCTGAGTCGACTGTAATGACGAGTGCCCCAGAAAGTTCTTAATCACAGCAAGCGGGACACCTGCTTCTAACATATGGCTTGCTGTCGAGTGCCTCATTGAATGGGGCGTATAACTGTTATCAATAAATAAGCCAGGATTCTTCTGCTTTGCTATCCAGACATATTTTTTGAAGATTTCTTCGATGCAGAATACGGTCATCTTTTCGTGTGTCTGGCTGGAGAATATATGCCTTTCCGGAAGCGATGCTATCTTCCTGTGATCAATGTAACCCTTCAAGAGAGTCGCGCATGCATAAGAAATCCCAATCCTTCTCTTTTTGTGTCCCTTTCCAGTGATGTTAAGAGAAGCGCCTCTTTCCGAGAATTGAATGTCCTTCACAGTAAGGTCACATATTTCCTGAGCCCTTGCGCCACTAGCATACATGAGACTCAGAAGCACTTTGTCCCTAAGACCGATCACATAGTGATCGTCCGGAAGCCTCAGTAGGATTGTGACCTCTTCCCTTGTGAAGATCGCCCGATTCTTATGTGTGGCCTTCTTCATCGGAATCCTTGTGACACTGCTTCTGAATGTCGATGCAGCTGCGGAATCCCTGTTTTGTGCATAAGAGGAGAATGACGCAAGTGCTGACAGACGCTGGTTCTTGGTGGTTGCACTACATCCTCGGGACTTTTCAAGCCACGACAGGAAGTCGATCATTGTCTGGTAATCGAGAGCCTCAAAAGATATCTGGTCAGCTGAGATACCTTTCTCCTGATACATATATTTCAGAAGCAGTCTGAAAGCTGCTTTGTACGATTTTATCGTATTCGGGCTGGCACCTACCGCACCCGGAAGGTATTCTGTTACAAAACTGTTCAGCAGTTCAAGAAATGGGGAGGCTTTACGTTTCATACGCCACCTCCGGAAATACATCTGCTGAATAATCAGAGAACAACTCCATCGCCTCAGGAAACAGTTCACTGCTGAACTTCATATATTTTTCGGTTTCCTGTAGGCTGTCATGCCCAAGGTATATGGAGAGATAAAGTACCGAATCATCGATCCTTCTCCCGGCTTTTACTGCAGCAGCAAAGGACTTGAAGACGAAAACATGACGCATGCAATGCAGGCAGGGACCGCGTTCATGCTTTTTCCGTCCAGGAAAAGATATCTCCGCAAGACGGAGTATCTTCTTAAACCAGTGCTGAGTATCCTTCGGCGTCATTGATTCATCTTTTCCAGAAATGGGAAACAGCCAAGCATCTGGAACCCCAACGATTCCCATTGCCAGACAGTAACGTTCCAGAATCTCAGTCAACAAAGGATTCATCGGCACTAGACGCTGCCTGTCACCTTTTGTATGCCTCATAATCAAGATCCCACCAATCAGGTCGACATCCTTCATCTTTAAGGCAAGCGTCTCTCCTATCCGGAGCCCGCAGCCATACATGAGCCTGATGACCATAGGAAACTCGTACTGAATCAGCGGATTCTTCTTTGTGTTTGCGACATCAAGGTTGTCTGCCTGTAGATATATCCGGTCCAGTTCCTCATCCGAGAAGATATATGGGACATAGTCATCAGCGACCTTGGGTATCGGAGGAATGTAAGCGGTAATCCCGATACTGTTAAGGTACTTCATAAAAATACGTATGACTATGACCTCATTTGCTACGGAACTGCTCTTTCCGTTCAGGGTATGAATCCAGTTATTAATCAGGGTTTCTGATACGAACTTTTCATTTGTATATCTAGCTGAAAACGTATCAAAATCTGCAAGATAATGACAGTCATGGGCATATGCGCTCTTACTGAGTGATGCCTGTCGCAAGGTCAGAAAATCTTCAAGCTCTTTCCGGAAGGGGCTATTGAATGTCCTCATAACTGCCACCTCCCTTCCAGAAACTCTTTGAAACAACCGGAAGGTGCAGGAGGTTCAATAGCATACTCGCGAAGCCTCTCGATATCAACCCTTGCATAGTGCTTGACGGCATCAGGGTCTATATGTCCAAGGATTTCCGTACTACATCGTATGACACCAGATGGTTTATCATTGAGCTGGCCAGAGAAGAACGAAACACATGGGGGCCATGCTTCTTATCAGTGATATCGATGTCGGCTTTACCGAAATATTTGTTAGTCTCGAAGCGGACTACAGAAGTAGTTATCTTCTCGAATGGGGCATTTGCTCTCAGGAATACATAAGGCTGACCTGATTCCGGCCTTCCATTCTTAAGATAATCAGCTAATGCAGTTTTTACTGCCGGGATCATGGGAAGGACAAGAGGCTCATTCGTTTTTTCCTGTGTAATACTGATAGTGTCGTTACCGAAGTCAAGCGACGAAAAAGTGAGGTTTGCTATATCGCCGGATCTCATATCAAGCCGAGTTGCGAGAAGCAGCATCGCATAATCGCGTTTTCCGATTTTGGAGTTAGTATCTATCGTTTCCTCAAAACGGTTGACTTCATCCTCTGTATAGGTACTCGGAAGGCGAAACGCTCTTTTAAAATGAGGGATGATAGTTGAGAAATCATGATTTATCAGACCGGCATAATTCAGATACCGCAGAAACATCCTGATGACAGCCCATCCGTCTTTGTTGTTCTGCATGAGGCATGCCCTGCCAATGATGGCAGCATCCGCACCCCTAAGGTCATGGCATCCAAGGGATTCGAGATGGCAATAGAATTCCCGAAGGGAATAGCTCTTTCCAATGATTGTTGATTCCCTGTTTCCATCATCCCTGCATTTCTGCAGATATGCATCCATCAATGTGGTGTAGCTTTCGGGCAACGGGGTGAGTTCCGGTTTTCGCTGGATTTGATACTTATCAACACAGTAATCATCTAAGCGATGAATGACTGTATTCATGTATTGCCGATTGCCTTTGCTGAGCGCATGCGTTGAAAGATAATCGTCAATAAATTTCTGGCCGACAGACGGGTCATAAGTGACGATGTCATTCGCGATCATATATCGCTCAAGCTGGTTCAGCTTCCGGTGATAATTATTGATGGTGTCATTTCCGTAGGCCTTGCCATGAAGTAGTTTCAGTAGACCCTTCTTCAATGAATCAAACGACTGGCATCCGTATTGTCTTGTACTCATAACTGTCTCCTTTCACAACAGAAATATCAAGGTACATTTCTATTGTAATAGGAGAAGGATTATTTGAGAAAAATGACGAAAATACAGCAGTTATGCAGCCTGCGCATAATCTCCTCGGATAATCATATATCTGGGATAATGTGCCTTATCTTACTTCTCGAATAGGGCACACCTGCGAAGGTATTTTGTAGATGCTCTCCCGAAGGACACGAAAAGTCCGACAGCTACCTTTGCCAGCCAAGGCATTGAATACTGCAATAAGCTATTTGAGATCGAAAAGGCTCTTAAGGATCTCAGTGGCGAAAATCGAAAGATAGAGCGTCTGAAACAGGAAACACCTGTTTTAGATGCCTTTTGGGCGTGGGTAGAATCCGCGAGAGGAGAGGCAAACTTCTGCCAAAATCAAAGTCAGCCGAAGCCGTAAACTATGCCCTCAATCATAAAGAAGGTTTGATGAACTACCTTCTTTATGGAAATTGCTCCATCTCGAATAATCTCGTCGAGAACAGTATACGTCCTTTCACGGTGGGACGCCGAAACTGGTTGTTCAGCGGAAGTCCCAGAGGTGCGGCTGCAAGCGCAATTGTTTACAGCATTGTTGAAACGGCCAAAGTCAATGGCCTCAATCCCTATAAATACTTGAAATTTATTTTTAGTGAATTACCCGGCGTTCAGTTTGGACAACATCCTGAATTCCTTGATGATTATCTACCATGGAACCCCGAAGTTCAACAACTCTGCAAATAGGGCAATGCCTTGAGTATATCTCGGGTATTGCCTTTTTTCTATCCACTATGTTATTAGGCGCTTACGATAAAACAGGGTAGATCAACCTGCATTGCGCTCATATTGCGATCTATAATTCTAATCCCACACGCTTCTCTATGAGATTGACTAAACTATTAATGTTTTCAAAATTACTCAAGTCAAGTTCAATGTAATCAAACTCAAATTCAAATTCCTCTTCGCAATATATAATAATGTCTACAAAACCAAGAGAATCAACTCCATATTCATTTGATAAGGATGCATCGAGATTAACATTATAAAAATTATGTATAATATCTTTTTGTATTAAATATTTTACAATTTTATTTGTTATATCTTCTCTTTTCATTATCGCTTAACCATCCATTCTGCAAATGATTGTTCTTGAATACAGTTATAATAAATTACCAAATTATGTTCGTTCTCTTTTATGTACATAATATAGTTTTTTAATTGACCATGTTATCCACCTCTAATATTTTTACTATGCCAACATAATGAAAGCAAAGCTGTGACTTTTAACAAAATGAACCTTACCGTAGGAAGCTTCTGTGAATTCGAGCCTGAGAGATTAAATTCACTTCTCAAAGCTATAGAATATAGAAGATTTATATCTAAGGATAGTCTAGTATTTCATCAATTTATATTATTCACGGCTATCTCTATTCTTTTTAGCCCTTCCGTTAAAACCGATTGAGGACATGCAAAATTCATTCTTTGAAAACCTGAACCATCCTCACCAAATGATTTTCCATCATTTAATTTTACTTTCGCGTAATAGGTGAAAAAATTCTTGAGTTCATCAAGATTAATCCAATCTCTCTACAGTCAAGCCAAGCCAAGTATGTACCTTCCTGTTTGATAACTTTAATTTTTGGAATTTTCTCAGAAATGTATCGAACCATATATTTATAATTTTTTTCCATATAATTTAATACATCTTCTAACCACTCTTTACCATATGAATAGCCTGCTTCAGCTGCAACAATGCCAAAAATACTAGGCTCATGAACTCCAGCTAATTTAAGTTGTTTATTAAATTTTTCACGGATCTTTGTATTAGGAACAATTGCATATGATGCAGATAATCCAGATAAATTAAATGTTTTACCTGCTAACATAAATGTAATAGAAGTTTGTGCTATTTCAGATGACAAAAAAGCTATTGGAATGTGTTTGTATCCTTTAAATACGATATCAGAGTGAATTTCATCAGAAACTAATATCACGTTATAATATTCGCAATTTCTTTCTACAACATCTTTTCGTTCCATTATTCTTAAACACACCTCTATTTTCACTATTTTCTTTTCCAAAATCCTACGGATCTATTTCTAATCTGCTCATATTCCCACCGCTCTTTTGCCATCTCCCTGATAAATTTGCTTAATCATCCCTTCAACTCCCGGTTCCTCTACAGTCAGATCCAAGATTTCGTATTTTTTCATTAATTCCGCAATAATCTCGGAAGGGGATAAATCATCTTTATTGAACCTCAGCCACTTTTGGGGGCCATTTTCTTTCATTAAGACGACGTGATTCATGGTTAAATTAAAATCATTCTCCTTGATTTTAACGACCAGAGTCCGGTACTTGCCTAACCTTTCCCGCATCGTATCCAGATTGCCATCGTAAACGATTTTTCCATTATCAATAACAATCGTTCGCGTACATAACCTCTCAATATCGCCTATATCATGGGTCGTTAGGATGACGGTTACTTTTTTTTCTCTATTAATAG
This window of the Methylomusa anaerophila genome carries:
- a CDS encoding AAA family ATPase; the protein is MNDLIHYYLIKGNYKQKPILINLSGIPASGKTTLIKQLFLKDQFILINHDDIFSKLEKKSMKIAVRYAYRILINCIRNKYNIIYDHCSISSRYKCILNLCQKYNYSLINYYCHTDVSLAVERAFKREKLIGQVTSIEKIYTKQLLLLNQFSDLISNFDTCYLYYNSKNVIQPLKVAKYKKMANEWVVYNSLYFDELNNLYNFRREDV
- a CDS encoding IS1634 family transposase, which gives rise to MARIYQTNKKTGITYAYSNEAYWDKEKQQSRAKRKLIGKVDPVTGGIIPTREHNKSKASIQTGAIKPGPVAMMKTQRSFFGASYLLDAIGKETGVEADLKACFPDRYKKILSIAYYLILEENNSLSRFSHWQKLHIHPYGDDIASQRSSELFQSIDEKARMSFFEKQGKRRIEKEYWAFDITTISSYSEVLKQVKNGKNKENDRLPQLNLALLFGEESGLPLYYRKLPGNINDVKTIKQLMHEFDVMGYKKVNVILDRGFYSKKNIDELYKNHQKFVIGVRLGLKYVKEIMEGERENLKLLGKPTDAI
- a CDS encoding IS1634 family transposase: MIDWEYEQERPYKGDVLTAKRRAYLLLYYSPEKAAKDQVDMNNYLTSLFSDLKEGSEREYCAKDYAKYFEVTQTPKRGRQVKPREDVIREEARNYGYFALLSNEVKDPCEALSLYRSKDIVEKAFGNLKERLNFRRMQVSSELSLNGKLFVEFVALIYLSYVKKKMQDAKLFEKWTMQGLLDELDTIELFEAPGYGRVLGEITAKQQALFEALSVKCPSL
- a CDS encoding class I SAM-dependent methyltransferase, which codes for MSRLEIDPLGVWEKEYSENGGILDIQKFSNYVKEYPDEIALAHETSNLTFKKVDRICNVLEDYILTCEPKTHKKNIAIFDEYGSVSQIISILTLKKNGQKFKLIESKITFEEIVRVINKANINVILSVKKYLRILNKLLWECPSVKSYICIDSADVYQNEPQNSKLMNKKLWELVGMNAKNEIEGGGWINSYTREYFSKPEMDEYANNIFLKLEKYLNKDKKILEVGCASGISMFKIAPYVGMYLGTDLSEIAIEKNIQKAAEIGLSNVKLQCVPAHEIRNLEEKNFDIAIMNSVIHCFSGVNYLRKILLLLIELLGEKGIIFIGDVMDLNKKSDLMNSLFEFKKNHPQYNTKLDLNEELFLSKEFFCDLQLEILFIRKINFYNKIYSIENELTKFRYDVIIEINKKKKRVINLKKYKYQYGLNIYKRNV
- a CDS encoding tyrosine-type recombinase/integrase, which encodes MKRKASPFLELLNSFVTEYLPGAVGASPNTIKSYKAAFRLLLKYMYQEKGISADQISFEALDYQTMIDFLSWLEKSRGCSATTKNQRLSALASFSSYAQNRDSAAASTFRSSVTRIPMKKATHKNRAIFTREEVTILLRLPDDHYVIGLRDKVLLSLMYASGARAQEICDLTVKDIQFSERGASLNITGKGHKKRRIGISYACATLLKGYIDHRKIASLPERHIFSSQTHEKMTVFCIEEIFKKYVWIAKQKNPGLFIDNSYTPHSMRHSTASHMLEAGVPLAVIKNFLGHSSLQSTQIYAEISQNTVDKHLKEWNERWFSIPANADHSTVRGNEVPDFLR
- a CDS encoding tyrosine-type recombinase/integrase, whose translation is MRTFNSPFRKELEDFLTLRQASLSKSAYAHDCHYLADFDTFSARYTNEKFVSETLINNWIHTLNGKSSSVANEVIVIRIFMKYLNSIGITAYIPPIPKVADDYVPYIFSDEELDRIYLQADNLDVANTKKNPLIQYEFPMVIRLMYGCGLRIGETLALKMKDVDLIGGILIMRHTKGDRQRLVPMNPLLTEILERYCLAMGIVGVPDAWLFPISGKDESMTPKDTQHWFKKILRLAEISFPGRKKHERGPCLHCMRHVFVFKSFAAAVKAGRRIDDSVLYLSIYLGHDSLQETEKYMKFSSELFPEAMELFSDYSADVFPEVAYET
- a CDS encoding tyrosine-type recombinase/integrase, with product MKKGLLKLLHGKAYGNDTINNYHRKLNQLERYMIANDIVTYDPSVGQKFIDDYLSTHALSKGNRQYMNTVIHRLDDYCVDKYQIQRKPELTPLPESYTTLMDAYLQKCRDDGNRESTIIGKSYSLREFYCHLESLGCHDLRGADAAIIGRACLMQNNKDGWAVIRMFLRYLNYAGLINHDFSTIIPHFKRAFRLPSTYTEDEVNRFEETIDTNSKIGKRDYAMLLLATRLDMRSGDIANLTFSSLDFGNDTISITQEKTNEPLVLPMIPAVKTALADYLKNGRPESGQPYVFLRANAPFEKITTSVVRFETNKYFGKADIDITDKKHGPHVFRSSLASSMINHLVSYDVVRKSLDI
- a CDS encoding phosphopantetheine-binding protein, with translation MKREDITNKIVKYLIQKDIIHNFYNVNLDASLSNEYGVDSLGFVDIIIYCEEEFEFEFDYIELDLSNFENINSLVNLIEKRVGLEL